Proteins from a genomic interval of Oceanispirochaeta crateris:
- a CDS encoding transporter substrate-binding domain-containing protein, protein MYKKFLPVLVLLLFICLIPVESSSWDESGSESSSEASDLDSSSPCSNNDSLKISTATIRVGGGKNFPPYEFLDQDGRPSGYHVDLTTAIARVMNLDVEIILNSWPETYQGLLSGDLDLIQGLFFSDDRVETISFSQPHTMIHHSVFQKKDSPNLLHSGRLPEGICIVVENSIMHEYAEDQGYRFLITTPLLDEALKLLNKGTGDYVLAPTVPALSIIHENGYRNVKNSGIPLLSQDCYYGSLSENKELVRIFSEGLNRLKESGEYSEIRSRWLDGYDSPILRSDVVRIILWTLFPLSLLFLIWFAWSFSLKKSVVKKTKELRVLTRNLNDKISELETAKEQIHTTLHSIGDAVISIDSSGTISQINQAAIHIMKIESEGVVGSRFSDLFQIKEIHREKRDVLDIDLLECTSLRSIPRGLLLCFKNHLEVDISCTQSPIQLPSGELIGSILVFRDMTNEIQVQRRFHEMSRMEELGRLAGGIAHDFNNQLTGILGYADLILLKNPDSHIENYAKVIVKNAKKSSVMVNKLQSFAQQGKVLHDSIDIHSMIDELITSSNLLELSSIEFCKNFMAENCLVMGDSHQIYNALVSILQNAVDAINMKKTSGQVTIETRNIEGTDTQSRLIRISISDDGIGMKKEVQEKILEPFFTTKPEIYGFGMGLPAAHGIIKNHQGEILFQSEHGKGTTVTVTLPVNVL, encoded by the coding sequence ATGTATAAAAAATTTTTACCCGTACTGGTTCTTTTACTTTTTATTTGTCTCATCCCAGTTGAGTCCAGTTCATGGGATGAGTCTGGATCGGAATCGTCTTCGGAAGCTTCGGATCTTGATTCGTCCAGTCCTTGTTCCAACAATGACTCTTTGAAAATCTCAACAGCGACAATTCGAGTGGGGGGAGGCAAAAATTTTCCTCCCTATGAGTTTCTGGATCAAGATGGACGTCCATCGGGGTATCATGTTGATTTGACAACTGCAATTGCCAGGGTTATGAATCTGGATGTTGAAATCATATTAAACTCATGGCCGGAGACCTATCAGGGACTCCTCTCTGGTGATCTCGATCTGATTCAAGGGCTCTTTTTCTCAGATGATCGGGTTGAGACAATCTCATTTTCTCAGCCACATACCATGATCCACCACAGCGTCTTCCAGAAGAAGGATTCACCGAATCTTCTGCATTCCGGGAGACTGCCAGAGGGAATCTGTATTGTCGTTGAAAATAGTATTATGCATGAATACGCCGAAGATCAGGGTTATCGCTTTCTTATCACCACTCCATTATTGGATGAGGCATTGAAACTTCTGAATAAAGGAACTGGCGATTATGTTTTGGCTCCCACAGTTCCCGCCCTGTCTATCATCCATGAAAACGGCTATCGAAATGTTAAGAATTCAGGAATTCCACTCCTTTCTCAAGATTGTTATTATGGTTCACTCAGTGAAAATAAAGAACTTGTCCGGATATTTTCTGAGGGGTTGAATCGCCTTAAGGAGTCGGGTGAATACAGTGAAATTCGATCCAGATGGCTGGATGGATATGACTCTCCTATTTTGCGCTCTGATGTGGTGAGAATCATTTTATGGACTTTATTCCCCCTGAGTCTTCTATTTCTCATATGGTTTGCATGGTCCTTCAGTCTCAAAAAGAGTGTCGTTAAAAAAACAAAGGAATTGAGGGTTTTGACTAGGAATCTCAATGATAAGATTTCTGAGTTGGAGACGGCCAAGGAGCAGATCCATACAACCTTGCATTCGATTGGTGACGCCGTTATTTCCATTGACTCCTCGGGGACTATCAGTCAGATCAATCAAGCTGCCATTCATATTATGAAGATTGAATCTGAAGGAGTTGTGGGGAGCCGCTTTTCTGATCTCTTTCAAATCAAAGAAATTCATAGGGAAAAAAGAGACGTTCTGGATATTGATCTTCTGGAATGTACTTCCCTTCGAAGTATTCCAAGAGGATTGCTCCTATGTTTCAAGAATCATCTGGAAGTTGATATTTCGTGTACCCAATCACCCATTCAATTACCTTCGGGGGAGCTCATCGGATCCATCCTTGTCTTTCGTGATATGACAAATGAAATTCAGGTTCAAAGAAGATTTCACGAAATGAGTAGAATGGAAGAACTCGGGCGATTGGCAGGAGGAATTGCCCATGACTTCAATAATCAATTGACAGGTATCCTAGGATATGCCGACTTGATCTTGCTGAAGAATCCAGACTCTCATATTGAGAATTATGCAAAAGTCATTGTGAAAAATGCAAAAAAATCATCTGTCATGGTAAATAAACTACAGAGTTTTGCCCAGCAGGGTAAGGTCCTACATGATTCTATTGATATTCACTCTATGATCGATGAACTGATCACATCTTCAAATCTTTTGGAGTTAAGCAGCATTGAGTTTTGCAAAAATTTCATGGCAGAGAACTGTTTGGTCATGGGGGACTCTCACCAAATCTACAATGCACTGGTAAGTATACTGCAAAATGCAGTTGATGCGATCAATATGAAAAAGACCTCAGGACAGGTGACTATTGAAACCCGGAATATCGAGGGGACAGACACGCAGAGCAGACTGATCCGGATAAGCATTTCTGATGATGGGATCGGTATGAAAAAAGAAGTACAGGAGAAAATTCTAGAGCCATTTTTCACGACGAAACCAGAAATCTATGGCTTTGGAATGGGACTCCCTGCGGCTCATGGAATCATTAAGAATCATCAAGGAGAGATCCTGTTTCAATCGGAACATGGGAAGGGCACTACAGTTACTGTCACTTTACCTGTTAATGTCTTATGA
- a CDS encoding HAMP domain-containing methyl-accepting chemotaxis protein yields MVQKLKVRTKLMTSFALLVVFTIIVGMMGIRGISQINYQNVISELVNLCLTDAQDAQAATLRYTLYGDNSYMTEAFEKTNCVLENAEHAKELMLSDENKSHVQDLIQGMTEYNNLNLEFSHIQGQINGIAKQRAKAAVLVFENIKELIQMELEVLTENSRSGLVSAIYVDRLMQLEEIQDATNQFRVSGYEYLAAQNDDERPILSKHWNDDILTAENLLISSLDDFNDEQVSKSLNLILNQVKVYKSTVLQYQNLEADRAVIQTQLREKAAVIMDSGRSVTKVVNDIIRHVSSQNKLLAILLSIVSAIIGIIIAFVLTKSITTQLGGEPYEIVDITSRIAKGDLKIDFPEKKLTGVYSAMQEMTAQITTIVNDIVSASNQVTSGSEQISSSAQEISSGTSEQASNMEEVSASVEQLNSNIQQNTENAQQSNVMAKKVAEDSQEGSEAVADTVSAMKDIAEKISVIQDIARSTNMLALNAAIEAARAGEAGRGFAVVASEVRKLAESSGAAAKDITEITQSSVHRAIAAQEKIEQIVPSMRKTAELVEEITMASQEQNKGAEQINSAIIQLDSVIQQNATASEELASMSEELLSQASTMKDTIGFFKVKNSDMAQVKYLQHESEPLKKAGSEQKIQRDSIEIKSLELDQDYESDFEEF; encoded by the coding sequence ATGGTTCAGAAATTAAAAGTCAGAACAAAACTAATGACAAGTTTTGCACTTCTCGTTGTATTCACCATTATCGTGGGGATGATGGGAATACGGGGGATTTCTCAGATCAATTACCAAAATGTCATCAGCGAATTAGTAAATCTATGTCTGACAGACGCCCAGGATGCCCAGGCGGCAACTCTGAGATACACCCTCTATGGTGACAATTCTTACATGACTGAAGCTTTTGAAAAGACAAACTGTGTTTTAGAAAATGCGGAGCATGCTAAAGAACTGATGCTATCAGACGAAAATAAGTCTCATGTTCAAGACCTCATTCAGGGGATGACGGAATATAATAATCTGAATTTGGAGTTTTCACATATTCAGGGGCAAATCAATGGGATAGCCAAACAGAGGGCAAAAGCCGCTGTTTTGGTTTTTGAAAATATCAAAGAGCTGATCCAGATGGAGCTGGAAGTCTTAACTGAAAATTCCAGATCCGGTCTGGTTTCTGCAATTTATGTAGACAGGTTAATGCAGCTTGAGGAAATTCAGGATGCTACGAATCAGTTTAGAGTCAGTGGATATGAATATCTTGCAGCCCAAAATGATGATGAGCGTCCGATTCTTTCGAAGCATTGGAATGATGATATCCTTACAGCCGAGAATCTGCTGATATCTTCATTAGACGATTTTAACGATGAACAGGTCAGCAAATCACTCAATCTTATCCTTAATCAGGTCAAGGTGTACAAATCGACTGTCCTGCAATATCAAAACTTGGAAGCAGATAGGGCTGTCATACAGACTCAGCTAAGAGAAAAAGCGGCTGTAATCATGGACAGCGGTCGAAGCGTGACGAAAGTCGTCAATGATATTATACGTCATGTTTCATCTCAAAATAAACTTCTGGCAATTCTCCTCTCCATTGTCTCGGCTATAATCGGTATTATTATCGCCTTTGTATTGACAAAATCAATTACGACTCAGCTTGGAGGTGAACCCTATGAGATCGTGGATATCACTTCCCGTATTGCAAAGGGAGACCTGAAAATCGATTTTCCAGAAAAGAAATTGACAGGTGTTTATTCCGCCATGCAGGAAATGACGGCCCAGATTACAACCATTGTCAATGACATTGTCTCAGCTTCAAACCAGGTTACAAGCGGGAGTGAACAGATTTCATCGTCGGCACAGGAAATTTCTTCCGGGACTAGTGAACAGGCGTCCAATATGGAAGAGGTCTCTGCTTCTGTCGAACAGTTGAATTCTAATATTCAGCAGAATACGGAAAATGCCCAACAATCGAATGTTATGGCAAAAAAAGTTGCAGAAGACTCCCAGGAAGGCAGTGAAGCCGTTGCCGATACTGTTTCGGCCATGAAGGACATTGCAGAAAAAATTTCTGTCATTCAGGATATTGCCAGAAGCACGAATATGTTGGCTCTCAATGCCGCCATTGAAGCAGCCAGAGCCGGAGAGGCAGGACGGGGGTTTGCAGTGGTGGCCTCCGAGGTTAGAAAACTGGCAGAGTCAAGTGGAGCGGCTGCCAAGGATATTACGGAAATTACACAGAGCAGTGTTCATAGAGCCATTGCCGCCCAGGAGAAAATTGAACAGATTGTTCCCTCCATGAGAAAGACTGCAGAGCTTGTAGAAGAAATCACCATGGCCAGTCAGGAACAGAATAAAGGGGCTGAGCAGATCAATTCAGCCATCATTCAGTTGGATTCAGTCATTCAGCAGAACGCCACGGCTTCTGAGGAGCTGGCATCCATGTCCGAAGAGCTCCTGTCTCAAGCCTCTACTATGAAGGATACTATCGGCTTTTTCAAAGTCAAAAATAGTGATATGGCCCAGGTCAAATATCTTCAGCATGAATCAGAGCCTTTAAAGAAGGCTGGGTCGGAACAAAAAATACAAAGAGATTCGATTGAAATCAAATCTTTGGAGCTTGACCAGGATTATGAGTCAGATTTTGAAGAGTTTTAA
- a CDS encoding chemotaxis protein CheW: MDEHVIIKQYLTFNVGGDDYAINVGNIREVLEFQSVSRVPRMPDYMRGIINLRGSVVPVIDLKTKFDLGQTEKSIDTSVIVTELKIGDDDVVLGLLTDAVNEVVDIDETDIEPTPNIGTTIDSSFIKGMGKKDDKFIIILNINRIFSNSEVRELTTESISEGES; encoded by the coding sequence ATGGATGAACATGTCATCATAAAGCAGTACCTGACTTTCAATGTCGGAGGTGATGATTACGCAATAAATGTGGGAAACATCAGAGAAGTTCTGGAATTTCAGAGCGTATCAAGAGTTCCGAGGATGCCAGACTATATGAGAGGCATCATCAACTTGAGAGGAAGCGTTGTCCCTGTCATTGACCTGAAAACAAAGTTTGATCTTGGACAAACCGAAAAATCAATTGATACGAGTGTCATCGTCACAGAATTGAAAATAGGCGATGATGACGTTGTTCTTGGACTCCTGACAGATGCAGTCAATGAAGTTGTTGACATTGATGAAACAGATATTGAACCCACACCCAACATAGGCACGACAATTGATTCATCCTTTATAAAGGGGATGGGAAAGAAGGATGATAAATTCATCATCATATTGAATATCAATAGGATTTTTTCTAATAGTGAAGTGAGAGAATTAACGACTGAATCGATATCCGAAGGGGAATCTTAA
- a CDS encoding aldo/keto reductase: MENQNMVLPKVQLGNTGYSVSQLALGGFHQVEISSDIIDKVVTAYQQFGGNYIETARSYGDGASEKKLGRVLEGRRDQFILCSKSGAEGAREIRRDIEASLTNLQTDHIEFYYFHGVPDEDKLERILSPGGALEGMLKAKEEGLIGGIGLSSHNLPMYIKGMSALPVDLILIWCNYLEDMYLPEIKDEIFPFARKRNIGITAMKPLGDGFLYRSPNMAMRYAMSNHPDVLVCGMNTLQHVSEAVEAVCQGPLTAAEQSSLLMDAPELGNYVCRQCGNCSAQLKELFRLEGYVDRQMIDYLEHDPADYALRLRLSSWFSMREKGLSVFKKKKWDEMKLLKEAASVSCPYRIDVSRKVRLSLAKLSGGNLILFE, translated from the coding sequence ATGGAAAATCAGAACATGGTATTACCAAAAGTACAGTTGGGGAATACTGGATACAGTGTCAGCCAACTAGCCCTCGGCGGCTTTCATCAAGTGGAAATTTCTTCGGACATTATAGATAAGGTTGTGACTGCCTATCAGCAGTTCGGCGGTAATTATATTGAAACCGCAAGGAGCTATGGGGATGGTGCTTCTGAAAAGAAACTCGGTCGTGTCTTAGAGGGGCGGAGAGACCAGTTTATCTTATGCAGCAAAAGTGGTGCTGAGGGGGCCAGGGAGATACGGCGGGACATTGAAGCAAGTCTTACCAATCTTCAAACCGATCATATCGAGTTTTATTATTTCCATGGAGTTCCTGATGAGGACAAGTTGGAAAGAATCCTTTCTCCCGGTGGGGCTCTGGAAGGAATGTTAAAGGCAAAAGAAGAGGGCTTGATTGGTGGTATCGGTCTTAGTAGTCACAATTTGCCCATGTACATCAAGGGCATGTCGGCTCTCCCCGTCGATTTAATTTTAATATGGTGTAATTATCTTGAAGATATGTATTTGCCTGAAATCAAAGATGAAATATTTCCATTTGCTCGGAAAAGAAACATTGGGATTACTGCTATGAAACCCCTGGGGGATGGCTTTTTATACCGTTCTCCAAATATGGCCATGCGTTATGCCATGAGTAATCATCCGGATGTTCTGGTCTGCGGTATGAATACCCTTCAGCATGTGTCTGAGGCTGTTGAGGCCGTTTGTCAGGGACCTTTGACAGCTGCTGAACAGTCCTCTCTTTTGATGGATGCACCTGAGCTTGGTAATTATGTTTGCCGTCAATGCGGGAATTGTAGCGCACAGTTGAAAGAACTTTTCAGACTCGAAGGTTATGTGGATCGTCAGATGATCGATTATTTGGAACATGACCCTGCTGATTATGCCTTGCGTCTTCGATTATCATCCTGGTTTTCGATGAGAGAGAAAGGTCTCTCAGTTTTTAAAAAGAAAAAATGGGATGAGATGAAGCTACTAAAAGAGGCTGCCTCTGTGTCATGTCCCTACCGTATTGATGTATCCCGTAAGGTCAGACTCTCCCTGGCAAAGCTTAGTGGTGGAAACCTGATCTTGTTTGAATAA
- a CDS encoding FeoA family protein has protein sequence MMLCTTANITESREVNLNFDKNKTLTDSPSNLTEAKISKEYIIKDIIADDQDLKDFLFTLGCYKGETIALISILAENYVITVKDARYSIDSDLARAIRL, from the coding sequence ATGATGTTGTGTACAACGGCAAATATTACTGAAAGTAGGGAAGTAAATCTGAATTTCGATAAAAATAAAACGCTCACCGATTCACCATCTAACTTAACAGAGGCGAAGATCAGCAAAGAATATATCATTAAAGATATTATCGCCGATGATCAGGATTTAAAAGATTTCCTGTTTACCCTCGGATGCTACAAGGGTGAAACAATTGCCCTTATATCCATCCTCGCTGAAAATTATGTCATTACTGTTAAAGATGCCAGGTATAGCATTGATAGTGATTTAGCCAGGGCAATCAGGCTCTGA
- the feoB gene encoding ferrous iron transporter B: protein MSIKRSMSPRWAMKESRMNIALTGNPNSGKTTLFNALTGKNEHVGNWAGVTIDQKEGKVKKSISKSTDELTVIDLPGAYSMSPFTSEESITSDFVLQKKPDVIINIVDSTNLSRSLFFTSQLLELKIPVVIALNKSDLSKKKGTVIDVPLLSRLLSSPVIETTSTKANDNGLEELVSNALTVLGSTQAAPFKGMSESNNRQSVEADNKARYNFVKEIIKKVEIRNTKSHTQTNQDRVDRIIANKWLGIPIFAAVMWGVFSISQTLLGPLLADILVGWIDGLYGLIEGLMGNEVSPFLKSLFLDGIIGGVGAVLGFLPLIMILFFLLALLEDCGYMARVAVVMDRFFKHVGLSGKSIIPMVIGTGCAIPGIMATRTIKNERQRRTTAMLTPFMPCGAKLPVIALFAGVFFNDAAWVGTTMYFMGIGIIILGAMIIVRITGEKNARSYFIMELPEYRVPSLKRATVSMFARAKAFIIKAGTIILLCNAVVQIMQTFNWQFQMIPEGAASTSILASISSPFAFLLIPLGFGAWQLAAAAITGFIAKENVVGTLAVVYSITNFIDTEELALISGSADIAGIMGLTSVAALSYLLFNLFTPPCFAAIGAMNAEMEDNKWLWSGIGFQFGMGYVVAFLTYQIGTLLTTGSFGLGFIYGLIPTVLLIGYLIFLMRRGDQKAELKLKKSA from the coding sequence ATCTCAATAAAAAGATCTATGAGCCCGAGGTGGGCCATGAAGGAGAGTCGTATGAACATAGCACTCACAGGGAACCCCAATAGCGGAAAGACAACCCTGTTTAATGCCTTGACCGGTAAGAATGAACATGTTGGCAACTGGGCGGGGGTGACAATTGATCAAAAAGAGGGAAAGGTCAAAAAAAGTATCAGTAAATCTACAGACGAATTAACAGTCATCGATTTACCGGGAGCCTATTCTATGTCTCCTTTTACCTCTGAAGAGAGCATTACAAGTGATTTCGTTCTTCAAAAAAAACCGGATGTCATCATCAATATTGTGGACTCTACCAATTTGAGCAGAAGTTTATTTTTTACAAGCCAATTACTCGAATTAAAGATACCCGTTGTCATTGCGCTGAATAAGAGCGATTTGAGTAAAAAAAAGGGGACTGTCATAGATGTGCCTCTTCTGTCTCGGCTCCTCTCCTCTCCAGTCATTGAAACAACGTCTACCAAAGCCAATGATAACGGTCTGGAAGAACTGGTATCCAATGCCTTAACGGTCTTAGGAAGCACCCAGGCAGCACCTTTTAAGGGTATGTCTGAAAGCAATAATCGACAATCTGTTGAAGCTGATAATAAAGCGCGGTACAACTTTGTCAAAGAGATAATCAAGAAAGTCGAGATTCGTAATACAAAGAGTCATACTCAGACAAACCAGGATAGAGTCGATAGAATCATTGCGAACAAATGGCTTGGAATTCCAATTTTTGCCGCCGTGATGTGGGGCGTGTTCTCCATATCCCAAACTCTGTTAGGACCTTTACTGGCAGATATCCTGGTTGGCTGGATTGACGGCCTTTATGGCTTGATTGAAGGGCTGATGGGAAATGAGGTATCTCCTTTCCTAAAATCACTATTTCTGGATGGAATCATCGGAGGTGTCGGAGCAGTACTTGGTTTCCTCCCATTGATCATGATTCTTTTCTTCCTCCTAGCCCTTTTAGAAGATTGCGGTTATATGGCAAGAGTTGCCGTCGTGATGGACCGGTTTTTTAAACATGTAGGTCTATCCGGAAAATCAATCATTCCCATGGTCATTGGTACCGGTTGTGCCATTCCGGGGATAATGGCCACAAGAACTATAAAAAACGAAAGACAGAGAAGAACAACAGCCATGCTCACCCCCTTTATGCCCTGTGGTGCAAAGTTGCCTGTCATCGCACTCTTTGCCGGTGTATTTTTCAACGATGCTGCTTGGGTCGGCACTACCATGTACTTTATGGGCATAGGCATTATAATCCTTGGAGCCATGATCATTGTCAGAATCACCGGTGAGAAAAATGCTCGGTCCTATTTCATAATGGAATTACCGGAATATCGAGTTCCCAGCCTAAAAAGAGCCACTGTTTCAATGTTTGCAAGAGCAAAAGCGTTCATAATAAAGGCCGGAACAATCATCCTTTTGTGTAATGCTGTAGTCCAGATAATGCAGACTTTCAACTGGCAATTTCAAATGATTCCAGAAGGTGCAGCAAGCACAAGTATCCTCGCCAGCATTTCATCCCCTTTTGCCTTCCTGCTCATCCCTCTTGGTTTTGGTGCCTGGCAGCTGGCAGCAGCAGCCATCACAGGTTTTATTGCCAAAGAAAATGTGGTTGGAACCTTGGCCGTTGTATATAGCATTACCAATTTTATTGATACGGAAGAACTGGCACTGATTTCCGGGAGTGCTGATATAGCCGGTATCATGGGCCTGACATCGGTTGCCGCCTTATCTTACCTGCTTTTTAATCTGTTTACTCCTCCCTGTTTTGCAGCTATTGGTGCCATGAATGCAGAAATGGAAGACAACAAGTGGTTGTGGTCGGGGATTGGATTTCAGTTTGGTATGGGTTACGTAGTTGCATTTTTGACTTACCAGATAGGGACACTCCTGACGACTGGTTCTTTTGGACTGGGCTTTATTTATGGTCTCATTCCTACGGTTCTGCTCATAGGATACCTCATTTTCCTTATGAGAAGAGGTGATCAAAAAGCTGAATTAAAATTGAAAAAGAGCGCCTAA
- a CDS encoding 4Fe-4S binding protein has protein sequence MKKKKRRLRSVIQILFFILIAFIAVNHTLLESGKGIPLLSGASLHAVCPFGGVVSLYQLATSGTFVKKVHESNVILMIIVFSSAFLLGPLFCGWICPFGSFQEILGRLGKKLFKRRFNHFIPYKYDRILRYFRYVVLIIVLIQTARSGLLMFANIDPYFALFQFWTGEVTRIAIIALLVVMGLSLFVERPFCKYACPYGALLGLFNLIRIVPLKRNVSTCINCSRCDRSCPMNISVSSLEVIRNHQCISCFQCTSDDGVCPIPGTVEFRTGTFKESDS, from the coding sequence ATGAAGAAAAAGAAAAGACGCTTGAGATCGGTTATTCAGATTCTTTTTTTTATCCTGATTGCCTTCATAGCCGTCAACCACACATTGTTGGAATCCGGAAAAGGGATTCCCCTCCTATCAGGAGCCTCTCTCCATGCGGTCTGTCCTTTTGGAGGAGTAGTCAGTCTATACCAACTGGCAACAAGCGGAACTTTTGTCAAAAAGGTACATGAATCAAATGTCATTCTCATGATCATCGTATTCAGTTCCGCCTTTTTATTGGGTCCACTGTTCTGTGGATGGATCTGTCCCTTTGGGTCTTTTCAGGAAATACTCGGCCGATTAGGAAAAAAACTATTCAAAAGAAGATTCAATCATTTCATCCCCTACAAATATGATAGGATACTCCGATATTTCCGCTATGTTGTTCTTATAATTGTCCTCATTCAGACGGCTCGTTCCGGACTGCTTATGTTTGCCAATATTGATCCATATTTTGCACTGTTTCAATTTTGGACCGGAGAAGTTACACGAATAGCCATCATAGCCCTTTTGGTGGTTATGGGACTGTCCCTGTTTGTTGAAAGGCCCTTCTGTAAATACGCCTGTCCCTATGGTGCCCTTCTCGGTCTCTTTAATCTGATCAGAATTGTCCCTCTAAAAAGAAATGTAAGCACATGCATCAACTGCAGTCGATGTGACAGGAGCTGCCCCATGAACATTTCCGTATCATCCCTGGAAGTCATAAGGAACCATCAATGCATCAGCTGTTTTCAATGCACTTCCGATGATGGAGTCTGTCCTATCCCTGGAACAGTAGAGTTCAGAACAGGAACCTTCAAGGAGAGTGATTCATGA
- the trxA gene encoding thioredoxin, protein MAVLPPSFEDLVQSSDLPVLVDFYADWCGPCKLVSPVIAQLAKEYKGRIVTVKINTERRGALASKYSIQSIPTIMLFHKGKQLMRLQGAHPYESLKAELEKRLS, encoded by the coding sequence ATGGCCGTTTTACCACCAAGTTTTGAAGATTTGGTACAATCCAGCGACCTGCCTGTTCTGGTCGATTTTTATGCCGATTGGTGTGGACCCTGCAAGCTGGTTAGTCCTGTTATTGCTCAATTGGCAAAGGAGTATAAGGGACGCATTGTCACCGTGAAAATCAATACAGAAAGAAGAGGAGCCTTAGCCTCTAAGTATTCGATTCAATCCATCCCGACAATCATGTTGTTTCATAAGGGAAAGCAGTTGATGCGCCTTCAGGGTGCCCATCCCTATGAGTCACTGAAAGCCGAGCTGGAAAAAAGACTCTCCTGA
- a CDS encoding diguanylate cyclase produces the protein MIKADDNIKDYQSYPAYLTSRYTVFLALLGHVGFLVLFIFLQVLPLVYVNIGSCLIFVSAIFFNRFRFHRLVLNLTLIEIISHAYFATYYLGWESGFYLYIFCLIPLVFVYRIISPLNRRGLLGSLLGCLLILYFSSRTWPVIHPLSTVILSNLTLMNLILTFLVFVILYSAYSLSAMDLERQLRLKNEELENSSRIDPLTALSNRRDIIDLIQCEREKMLRNKSHCCFILGDIDFFKRINDSYGHNYGDDTLKQVAAILQRTLRKQDHVCRWGGEEFLIVLPDTDVAGGKVAAEKLRMGIESFSFSSQDISTHITMTFGVAPYDPLLAIEDSIKQADDLLLFGKQQGRNRVES, from the coding sequence ATGATAAAGGCAGATGATAATATTAAAGATTACCAGTCTTATCCCGCATATTTGACCTCGCGATATACGGTATTCCTGGCTCTTTTGGGCCATGTGGGCTTCTTGGTACTTTTTATTTTTCTGCAGGTTCTTCCCCTGGTATATGTCAATATTGGAAGCTGTCTGATCTTTGTTTCTGCAATATTTTTCAATAGATTTCGGTTTCATAGGCTGGTATTGAACCTGACCTTAATAGAAATTATTTCTCATGCTTATTTTGCTACTTACTATTTGGGGTGGGAAAGCGGTTTTTATCTCTATATCTTTTGTTTGATTCCCCTGGTTTTTGTGTATCGCATCATCTCTCCTCTGAATCGAAGGGGTTTGCTGGGCAGTTTGCTGGGATGTCTGCTGATCTTGTATTTTTCCTCTCGAACCTGGCCTGTTATACACCCCCTGTCTACTGTTATTCTTTCAAATTTGACTCTGATGAATCTGATCCTGACTTTTTTAGTATTTGTTATTCTATATTCGGCCTACAGTTTATCGGCCATGGATCTTGAACGGCAGTTGAGGTTGAAAAATGAAGAACTTGAAAATTCTTCCCGCATTGATCCCCTGACGGCACTTTCTAATCGAAGAGATATCATAGATCTGATACAGTGTGAAAGAGAAAAAATGCTGAGGAATAAGAGTCACTGCTGTTTCATTCTTGGTGATATCGACTTTTTTAAGCGGATAAATGATAGTTATGGCCATAACTACGGGGATGATACATTGAAGCAGGTGGCTGCCATTTTGCAACGGACCTTAAGAAAACAGGATCATGTTTGCCGATGGGGAGGTGAGGAATTTCTGATTGTTTTACCTGATACGGACGTTGCAGGAGGGAAGGTCGCAGCGGAGAAGCTGAGGATGGGAATTGAATCCTTCTCTTTCAGTTCTCAAGATATCAGTACTCACATTACCATGACTTTTGGTGTCGCCCCCTATGATCCACTACTGGCTATAGAAGACAGCATTAAGCAAGCGGATGATCTCCTCTTATTTGGTAAGCAGCAGGGGCGAAACCGGGTTGAATCCTAG